In one Drosophila pseudoobscura strain MV-25-SWS-2005 chromosome X, UCI_Dpse_MV25, whole genome shotgun sequence genomic region, the following are encoded:
- the Tsp3A gene encoding tetraspanin-33, translated as MSNYRYQNEAGGGERGYRGIEVRTFVSTCVKYMIFMLNFIFWLFGGLLLGIGIYAFKDKWEQANGGVRLETIYDWILNISLVMIITGIVIFVVSFAGCLGALRENTCLLKFYSMYLLLFFLMEMAIAIVCFVFPQLMNTFLEKEFTETIIHSYRDDPDLQNFVDFAQQEFKCCGLSNAGYQDWGKNEYFNCSSPSVERCGVPYSCCINATDISSGLVNIMCGYGVQEHTVVAASKLIWTSACIETVRVWAERNLYVIAGIALGIALIQLLVIYLAKTLEGQIELQKSRWASLESPIYESGAHS; from the exons ATGAGTAACTATAGATACCAGAATGAAGCTGGTGGTGGAGAGCGTGGCTACAGAGGTATAGAGGTGCGCACATTTGTCAGCACTTGCGTGAAGTACATGATCTTCATGCTAAACTTCATATTCTGGCTTTTCGGTGGCCTTCTTCTGGGCATCGGCATCTACGCATTCAAGGACAAGTGGGAACAGGCCAATGGCGGAGTCAGGCTGGAAACCATCTACGATTGGATACTCAACATTTCGCTGGTGATGATCATCACGGGAATTGTCATATTTGTGGTAAGCTTTGCTGGCTGCCTCGGAGCGTTGCGCGAAAACACCTGCCTACTGAAGTTTTACTCCATGTACCTGCTCCTTTTCTTTCTCATGGAAATGGCCATTG CCATCGTTTGCTTCGTCTTTCCGCAACTTATGAACACATTCCTGGAGAAGGAGTTCACAGAAACCATTATACACTCTTATCGCGATGATCCCGATCTGCAGAATTTTGTAGACTTTGCCCAGCAAGAGTTCAAATGCTGCGGACTTAGTAATGCTGGCTACCAGGATTGGG GTAAGAACGAGTACTTCAACTGCTCCTCACCGTCCGTGGAAAGGTGCGGGGTCCCCTATAGCTGCTGCATCAATGCCACCGACATCAGTTCGGGTCTAGTCAACATTATGTGCGGCTATGGGGTGCAGGAGCACACTGTGGTAGCCGCCAGCAAGCTCATCTGGACCAGCGCATGCATCGAAACCGTGCGCGTCTGGGCTGAACGCAACCTGTATGTGATTGCTGGTATTGCCCTGGGCATTGCTCTCATCCAGCTCCTTGTCATATATCTAGCCAAGACACTTGAGGGTCAAATCGAGCTGCAGAAGTCGCGATGGGCGAGTCTCGAGTCTCCAATTTATGAATCTGGTGCACATTCTTAG
- the LOC4815696 gene encoding synaptic vesicle glycoprotein 2B isoform X2 encodes MVEGDSAKAYNVEAGLQPNYNQSAASNPSNHSTGNANANPHIDNRAIIQPYSLGTGAKQPEYQFAADNRGYEPDTTNTNGKQDVERAVGGAAGDSSTTEHNGNGNGKDKGRKGKKGAPLPEPTSPIVANFERAIELCGYGKFHYILLAICGLVSTSEEMDVISMSFILPSAECDLDLNTETKGWLNSIIFIGMMVGAYFWGSIADSFGRKKVLIVISFMNAFCIVASSFSQTYSFFMLFRFLNGAALGGSGPVIWSYFAEFQPKAKRGSMLSFMAAFWTFGNLFVAGLAWLIIPTDIGFKTPYFTYNSWRIFLLVCSLPSFLVGFLLFYLPESPKFLLTRGKKDRALAIFRGIFVTNTRKRPDEYMVYDLEVDEKLLESSANSKNKYSRMVSGMVDHSRALFKSPILRFTIVSITINFTFHIGYYGLLMWFPELFNRFEEYEKAFPDSSAGVCTVTEYVVGIARESANNGTCSSDIPQSVFMESLISLASALPANLLAILGMDMLGRKFFLIAGTMTAGICSALMYFVRSSLQNLIVSAIFSGAISAANAALDCLITEVFPTKLRATGVAISMVAARLGGIIGNIVIAQLLDNYCPSPTFIVSGLLIGGGLMCLLLPNTTRKELN; translated from the exons ATGGTAGAAGGTGATTCTGCAAAAG CCTATAATGTAGAAGCTGGACTACAGCCGAACTACAATCAGAGCGCAGCAAGCAATCCATCAAACCATTCGACTggcaacgccaacgccaatcCGCACATCGACAACCGAGCGATCATCCAGCCATATTCCCTGGGCACAGGCGCCAAGCAGCCGGAGTATCAGTTTGCGGCAGACAATCGCGGCTACGAGCCGGACACGACCAACACCAATGGCAAGCAGGACGTAGAGCGTGCGGTGGGCGGCGCTGCCGGcgacagcagcaccaccgaacacaatggcaatggcaatggcaaggaCAAGGGGCGGAAGGGCAAGAAGGGGGCACCGCTCCCGGAGCCAACGAGTCCGATAGTCGCCAACTTCGAGCGGGCCATCGAGCTGTGCGGCTATGGCAAGTTCCACTATATACTGCTGGCCATTTGCGGCCTGGTCAGTACATCGGAGGAAATGGACGTCATCTCGATGTCGTTCATCCTGCCGTCGGCCGAGTGCGACCTGGATCTCAATACGGAGACCAAGGGTTGGCTCAATTCGATCATCTTTATTGGCATGATGGTGGGCGCCTATTTCTGGGGCAGCATCGCCGACAGCTTTGGCCGCAAGAAGGTGCTGATTGTCATCTCGTTCATGAATGCCTTTTGCATTGTCGCGTCGTCGTTTTCGCAAACTTACTCGTTTTTCATGCTGTTTCGATTTCTCAATGGCGCAGC GCTCGGAGGCAGTGGTCCTGTCATCTGGTCGTACTTTGCCGAATTCCAACCGAAAGCGAAACGAGGCTCCATGCTGAGCTTCATGGCTGCCTTCTGGACCTTTGGTAACCTGTTTGTGgccggcctggcctggctgatCATACCCACGGACATTGGCTTCAAGACCCCATATTTCACATACAACTCGTGGCGCATCTTCCTGCTGGTCTGCTCGCTGCCATCCTTCCTGGTCGGCTTCCTGCTCTTCTACCTGCCCGAGTCGCCCAAATTTCTGCTGACGCGCGGCAAGAAGGATCGCGCCCTGGCCATCTTCCGCGGCATCTTTGTGACGAACACCCGCAAGCGGCCGGACGAGTACATGGTCTACGATCTGGAGGTGGACGAAAAGCTGCTCGAGAGCTCGGCCAACAGCAAGAACAAGTACTCGCGCATGGTCAGCGGCATGGTGGACCACAGTCGTGCCCTCTTCAAGTCGCCGATCCTCAGATTCACCATAGTCTCGATCACCATTAACTTTACATTCCACATTGGCTACTACGGACTGTTGATGTGGTTCCCAGAGCTGTTCAATCGCTTCGAGGAGTACGAGAAGGCCTTCCCCGACTCGTCGGCCGGCGTCTGTACGGTCACCGAGTATGTGGTGGGCATTGCCCGCGAGAGTGCCAACAACGGCACCTGCTCGTCGGACATACCCCAGTCGGTGTTCATGGAGTCGCTCATCTCGCTCGCCTCTGCGCTGCCCGCCAACCTGCTGGCCATCCTCGGCATGGACATGCTGGGGCGGAAGTTCTTCCTGATTGCCGGCACCATGACTGCCGGCATTTGCTCGGCCCTCATGTACTTTGTGCGCAGCTCTCTGCAGAATCTCATCGTGTCGGCGATCTTCAGCGGGGCCATCTCGGCAGCCAATGCCGCCCTCGACTGTCTCATCACCGAAGTATTCCCCACCAAGCTGCGGGCCACCGGCGTGGCCATCTCCATGGTGGCGGCCCGTCTCGGCGGCATCATTGGCAACATTGTCATTGCCCAGCTGCTGGACAACTACTGTCCCTCGCCGACGTTCATTGTCTCGGGCCTGCTCATCGGCGGCGGTCTCATGTGCCTCCTGTTGCCCAATACGACGCGGAAGGAGCTCAACTAA
- the LOC4815696 gene encoding synaptic vesicle glycoprotein 2B isoform X1 has product MVEGDSAKGKSESYNVEAGLQPNYNQSAASNPSNHSTGNANANPHIDNRAIIQPYSLGTGAKQPEYQFAADNRGYEPDTTNTNGKQDVERAVGGAAGDSSTTEHNGNGNGKDKGRKGKKGAPLPEPTSPIVANFERAIELCGYGKFHYILLAICGLVSTSEEMDVISMSFILPSAECDLDLNTETKGWLNSIIFIGMMVGAYFWGSIADSFGRKKVLIVISFMNAFCIVASSFSQTYSFFMLFRFLNGAALGGSGPVIWSYFAEFQPKAKRGSMLSFMAAFWTFGNLFVAGLAWLIIPTDIGFKTPYFTYNSWRIFLLVCSLPSFLVGFLLFYLPESPKFLLTRGKKDRALAIFRGIFVTNTRKRPDEYMVYDLEVDEKLLESSANSKNKYSRMVSGMVDHSRALFKSPILRFTIVSITINFTFHIGYYGLLMWFPELFNRFEEYEKAFPDSSAGVCTVTEYVVGIARESANNGTCSSDIPQSVFMESLISLASALPANLLAILGMDMLGRKFFLIAGTMTAGICSALMYFVRSSLQNLIVSAIFSGAISAANAALDCLITEVFPTKLRATGVAISMVAARLGGIIGNIVIAQLLDNYCPSPTFIVSGLLIGGGLMCLLLPNTTRKELN; this is encoded by the exons ATGGTAGAAGGTGATTCTGCAAAAGGTAAAAGCGAAT CCTATAATGTAGAAGCTGGACTACAGCCGAACTACAATCAGAGCGCAGCAAGCAATCCATCAAACCATTCGACTggcaacgccaacgccaatcCGCACATCGACAACCGAGCGATCATCCAGCCATATTCCCTGGGCACAGGCGCCAAGCAGCCGGAGTATCAGTTTGCGGCAGACAATCGCGGCTACGAGCCGGACACGACCAACACCAATGGCAAGCAGGACGTAGAGCGTGCGGTGGGCGGCGCTGCCGGcgacagcagcaccaccgaacacaatggcaatggcaatggcaaggaCAAGGGGCGGAAGGGCAAGAAGGGGGCACCGCTCCCGGAGCCAACGAGTCCGATAGTCGCCAACTTCGAGCGGGCCATCGAGCTGTGCGGCTATGGCAAGTTCCACTATATACTGCTGGCCATTTGCGGCCTGGTCAGTACATCGGAGGAAATGGACGTCATCTCGATGTCGTTCATCCTGCCGTCGGCCGAGTGCGACCTGGATCTCAATACGGAGACCAAGGGTTGGCTCAATTCGATCATCTTTATTGGCATGATGGTGGGCGCCTATTTCTGGGGCAGCATCGCCGACAGCTTTGGCCGCAAGAAGGTGCTGATTGTCATCTCGTTCATGAATGCCTTTTGCATTGTCGCGTCGTCGTTTTCGCAAACTTACTCGTTTTTCATGCTGTTTCGATTTCTCAATGGCGCAGC GCTCGGAGGCAGTGGTCCTGTCATCTGGTCGTACTTTGCCGAATTCCAACCGAAAGCGAAACGAGGCTCCATGCTGAGCTTCATGGCTGCCTTCTGGACCTTTGGTAACCTGTTTGTGgccggcctggcctggctgatCATACCCACGGACATTGGCTTCAAGACCCCATATTTCACATACAACTCGTGGCGCATCTTCCTGCTGGTCTGCTCGCTGCCATCCTTCCTGGTCGGCTTCCTGCTCTTCTACCTGCCCGAGTCGCCCAAATTTCTGCTGACGCGCGGCAAGAAGGATCGCGCCCTGGCCATCTTCCGCGGCATCTTTGTGACGAACACCCGCAAGCGGCCGGACGAGTACATGGTCTACGATCTGGAGGTGGACGAAAAGCTGCTCGAGAGCTCGGCCAACAGCAAGAACAAGTACTCGCGCATGGTCAGCGGCATGGTGGACCACAGTCGTGCCCTCTTCAAGTCGCCGATCCTCAGATTCACCATAGTCTCGATCACCATTAACTTTACATTCCACATTGGCTACTACGGACTGTTGATGTGGTTCCCAGAGCTGTTCAATCGCTTCGAGGAGTACGAGAAGGCCTTCCCCGACTCGTCGGCCGGCGTCTGTACGGTCACCGAGTATGTGGTGGGCATTGCCCGCGAGAGTGCCAACAACGGCACCTGCTCGTCGGACATACCCCAGTCGGTGTTCATGGAGTCGCTCATCTCGCTCGCCTCTGCGCTGCCCGCCAACCTGCTGGCCATCCTCGGCATGGACATGCTGGGGCGGAAGTTCTTCCTGATTGCCGGCACCATGACTGCCGGCATTTGCTCGGCCCTCATGTACTTTGTGCGCAGCTCTCTGCAGAATCTCATCGTGTCGGCGATCTTCAGCGGGGCCATCTCGGCAGCCAATGCCGCCCTCGACTGTCTCATCACCGAAGTATTCCCCACCAAGCTGCGGGCCACCGGCGTGGCCATCTCCATGGTGGCGGCCCGTCTCGGCGGCATCATTGGCAACATTGTCATTGCCCAGCTGCTGGACAACTACTGTCCCTCGCCGACGTTCATTGTCTCGGGCCTGCTCATCGGCGGCGGTCTCATGTGCCTCCTGTTGCCCAATACGACGCGGAAGGAGCTCAACTAA
- the Mybbp1A gene encoding myb-binding protein 1A — translation MNGKLVKLDSADCEGSSDEGSDHDNEQHSELKVKPVKASKKGKEAKKTEDEQSNGIENKPQSGPGNKIDKRVFSILKNFQDTTNITSKMLQDLVALLQEESSEKRNATATYVVKRLIRATGADNKETVAKVGSIIRLIIRNVPDVNELDLLDIVERELPVNGQPKKKEETLAAVGQVITASSVLELSQQLSTERELAPIYAKLIGYMKGREYLMCLSNNVIVESFATVPEKRFATDVWPVLKQEISKPVSQLNLHTCDVLLAVHDSYNNILTQDQLMAILWPKKIEYSELFKIYFAAPKMYDRRIYARFGKFLGTADKNAKILESWQNYAYEHRSQNVASKGCIFKVTKHLIISQKNANEQQLIDLFASPLMDFILDELLAAKTTSAKNQKPLTMQFREICQEFECAVILLFENPATGDETKARILSNLLRKRGNLNELATTRRFTETLLNTLKYGGLKILFDLYASLLATPVGMEEPQDNGPRNQLECVSQMQSILQHPELYANKKERWSMLKTILTAGVCHVASGLQPCLPAASILSDSTADRCKTIFIGLLIRSCHGDIKELSKDLRKTVEFLKKFLSKTENANAQRHAPNADQQLAWNVLEKLQHSDDNESNASAQIIEVLILFVGLAQYTSCCQLKIDILNDLMVCRNMKMKEQKMESEEDPSWQEVVTDILLQLLLETAGHWREFTNIIVKSMLPYLEQVHLTQILQRLDMDSNPLGEDENESSSDENENENENEGEGESNDDDDDSSADDDDNSEDEDEDAATLEDNALEKLRDDVRQALQNGDDGASEASSVDWNDVAEESGKRLDESLAAIFKMRSQASQRKKRPTKSDRIHSTTLLHFRVRVLDLVEVFANKKPTMNVILDVLQCVFQVFCRTINDKDQRPLQHASQKLLAKLVNKEIIFEDAQDRSQIIDAIEELFAATNSALEARQIRGAPNSHELQQQLTMWRDKCFAALITQCSNKDDVENSVAWPLLKQKLNEWLPGRKSKQSLSSFESIFQFKPTWPGVSQLVALLVSHLNLTTHPMKRQIILKLLNAQKNRFKSMLHGQKAVIQGLEKYATDLMESAPAGKVQELRALKQFLNPALWDTKESVSKISKSLEQFLQNENTGKRKSTAGDGAPVSPKKAKQKHSA, via the exons ATGAAC GGAAAATTGGTGAAGCTCGATTCTGCCGACTGTGAAGGCTCATCTGATGAAGGCAGCGATCATGATAATGAGCAGCATTCCGAATTGAAGGTGAAACCCGTAAAAGCCTccaaaaaaggcaaagaagCCAAAAAGACCGAAGACGAGCAGAGCAATGGAATTGAGAACAAACCGCAAAGTGGACCAGGAAACAAAATCGACAAGCGCGTGTTTAGCATTTTGAAGAACTTTCAGGATACCACAAACATAACGTCGAAGATGTTGCAGGACCTGGTTGCACTGCTCCAAGAGGAGTCGTCCGAAAAG CGCAACGCCACAGCcacatatgttgtaaaacgcTTGATACGCGCCACGGGGGCGGACAACAAAGAGACGGTCGCCAAGGTGGGCAGCATCATAAGGCTCATCATTAGGAATGTGCCCGACGTGAACGAGCTGGATCTGCTGGACATTGTAGAGCGTGAACTGCCCGTGAACGGCCAGCCGAAAAAGAAGGAGGAGACACTGGCAGCAGTCGGACAGGTGATCACCGCAAGTAGCGTACTGGAACTATCCCAACAATTATCCACCGAACGAGAGCTAGCGCCTATCTACGCGAAGCTGATCGGATACATGAAGGGGCGCGAGTACCTGATGTGCTTGAGCAACAATGTGATTGTGGAATCATTTGCAACG GTCCCCGAAAAACGTTTCGCGACAGACGTTTGGCCAGTGCTTAAGCAGGAAATTAGCAAGCCCGTGTCTCAGCTGAACCTGCACACCTGCGATGTTCTATTGGCGGTTCACGACAGCTACAACAATATTCTCACACAGGACCAGTTGATGGCCATCCTGTGGCCCAAGAAGATAGAGTATTCAGAACTATTTAAGATTTATTTCGCCGCCCCGAAGATGTACGATCGCAGAATCTATGCCAGATTCGGCAAGTTTCTCGGCACTGCCGATAAAAATGCTAAGATACTCGAATCCTGGCAGAATTATGCATACGAGCATAGGTCGCAGAACGTTGCATCAAAGGGATGCATCTTCAAGGTGACCAAGCACCTAATTATCAGCCAAAAGAACGCCAATGAGCAGCAATTAATAGATCTATTTGCCAGCCCCTTGATGGACTTTATATTGGATGAACTTTTGGCAGCAAAAACCACCAGCGCCAAGAACCAGAAGCCATTGACAATGCAGTTTCGCGAGATATGCCAGGAGTTCGAATGTGCGGTCATTCTGCTCTTTGAAAATCCTGCGACTGGCGACGAAACCAAGGCCAGAATATTGAGCAATTTGCTCAGGAAGAGGGGAAATTTGAATGAGCTTGCCACAACGCGACGGTTCACCGAGACGTTGTTGAACACGTTAAAGTACGGAGGCCTCAAGATACTTTTCGACCTATACGCGTCCCTACTGGCAACGCCTGTCGGCATGGAAGAACCTCAAGACAATGGCCCGCGGAACCAACTAGAATGCGTCAGCCAAATGCAGTCCATCTTGCAACATCCCGAGCTTTACGCCAACAAAAAGGAACGCTGGTCAATGCTGAAGACAATACTGACTGCCGGCGTTTGCCATGTGGCATCTGGCCTGCAGCCCTGTCTGCCTGCCGCCTCAATCCTAAGCGATTCGACTGCCGATCGCTGTAAAACAATATTCATTGGCTTACTTATACGCAGCTGTCACGGTGACATCAAAGAGCTCAGCAAAGATTTGCGAAAGACTGTCGAGTTTTTGAAGAAGTTCTTGTCGAAAACGGAGAACGCTAACGCCCAACGGCACGCACCCAATGCTGACCAGCAGCTGGCCTGGAATGTGCTAGAAAAGCTGCAGCACAGCGACGACAACGAATCCAATGCCAGCGCTCAGATCATTGAAGTTCTGATATTGTTTGTGGGTCTGGCACAGTACACATCCTGCTGCCAGCTAAAGATAGACATCCTAAACGATCTGATGGTCTGTCGCAATATGAAAATGAAGGAACAGAAGATGGAATCCGAG GAGGACCCTAGCTGGCAGGAAGTGGTCACGGACAtcttgctgcagctgctgctggagacgGCTGGCCATTGGCGTGAATTCACCAACATAATTGTCAAATCGATGCTGCCATATCTCGAACAGGTGCACTTGACGCAAATACTCCAGCGCCTGGATATGGATTCGAACCCTCTGGGCGAAGATGAGAACGAAAGTAGCAGcgatgagaatgagaatgaaaatgaaaatgagggggagggggagagcaatgacgatgatgacgattcAAGCGCTGACGATGATGACAACTCCGAAGACGAGGACGAAGATGCAGCCACGCTAGAAGATAATGCCTTGGAGAAACTTCGCGACGATGTACGCCAGGCGCTGCAGAACGGCGATGACGGAGCCAGCGAAGCTAGCAGCGTGGACTGGAACGATGTGGCTGAGGAGAGCGGCAAGCGCCTCGATGAGTCCCTAGCGGCTATATTTAAGATGCGCAGTCAGGCGTCACAGCGCAAAAAACGTCCAACAAAATCCGATCGTATTCACAGCACCACCTTGCTACACTTTCGTGTACGCGTCCTAGACCTTGTCGAAGTGTTTGCCAACAAGAAGCCAACCATGAATGTAATCCTAGATGTGTTGCAGTGCGTTTTTCAGGTGTTTTGTCGCACCATCAACGACAAGGATCAGCGACCGCTCCAACATGCCAGTCagaagctgctggccaagcTGGTCAACAAGGAAATAATATTTGAAGATGCCCAGGATCGTAGCCAGATAATCGATGCCATTGAGGAGCTGTTTGCTGCCACCAATTCGGCATTGGAGGCCAGGCAAATTCGCGGGGCCCCCAACTCGCAtgagttgcagcagcagctgaccATGTGGCGCGACAAATGCTTCGCCGCCTTGATAACCCAATGCTCCAACAAGGATGATGTTGAAAACAGTGTCGCATGGCCGCTCctgaaacaaaaactgaatGAATGGCTTCCAGGGCGCAAATCCAAACAGTCGCTGTCCAGCTTCGAGTCCATCTTCCAATTCAAACCGACCTGGCCAGGCGTCAGCCAATTGGTTGCTCTATTAGTTTCGCATTTGAATCTGACCACACATCCGATGAAACGCCAAATAATTCTGAAGCTATTGAATGCGCAAAAGAATCGCTTCAAGTCCATGCTACACGGCCAAAAAGCTGTCATCCAGGGGCTGGAAAAATATGCGACAGATTTGATGGAATCTGCCCCAGCAGGCAAAGTACAGGAGCTTAGGGCTCTGAAGCAATTTTTAAATCCGGCACTATGGGACACCAAGGAAAGTGTGTCGAAGATCTCCAAATCATTGGAGCAATTCCTTCAAAATGAGAACACCGGAAAGCGTAAATCAACAGCCGGTGATGGTGCTCCTGTCTCACCGAAGAAGGCCAAGCAGAAGCATTCGGCTTAA
- the RpL17 gene encoding large ribosomal subunit protein uL22 codes for MGRYSRESDNVTKSCKARGPNLRVHFKNTHETAQAIKRMPLRRAQRFLKAVIDQKECVPFRRFNGGVGRCAQAKQWKTTQGRWPKKSAEFLLQLLRNAEANADCKGLDADRMVVHHIQVNRAQCLRRRTYRAHGRINPYMSSPCHVEVILTEKEEVVSKAVDDEPAKKKLSKKKLQRQKEKMLRSE; via the exons ATGGGCCGCTACTCCCGTGAGTCAGACAACGTCACCAAGTCGTGCAAGGCGCGCGGACCCAATCTACGTGTGCATTTCAAG AATACACATGAGACTGCTCAGGCCATCAAGCGCATGCCCCTGCGTCGTGCCCAGCGTTTCCTGAAGGCTGTGATCGACCAGAAGGAGTGTGTGCCCTTCCGTCGCTTCAATGGCGGCGTTGGACGTTGCGCCCAGGCCAAGCAGTGGAAGACCACACAGGGTCGCTGGCCCAAGAAGTCGGCGGAATtcctgctgcagttgctgcgCAACGCTGAGGCCAATGCTGACTGCAAGGGACTCGATGCCGATCGCATGGTTGTCCACCACATCCAGGTGAACCGCGCCCAGTGCCTGCGTCGCCGCACATACCGTGCCCATGGTCGCATCAATCCCTACATGTCATCGCCGTGCCACGTTGAGGTCATTCTTACCGAGAAGGAGGAGGTCGTCTCAAAGGCCGTCGATGATGAGCCCGCTAAGAAGAAGCTCTCCAAGAAGAAGCTGCAGCGCCAGAAGGAAAAGATGTTGCGTTCTGAATAA
- the Seipin gene encoding seipin, whose translation MNFLLRFIVFCFDPLGLGRRFLVRPALNVGWNVYDRVRSKADEKVGTVRELVLRLGLIAFAVVLIIWLAVFMYAAFYYIYMPAISHTRPVHMQFKTCLETSTPCTFPHAHVSLTKKQQLLMVGQAYKVIVNIDMPESPQNLELGMFMVCAEMRDYDSMLRGHSCRSAMMRYRSPLIRMISTWALSPLYVLGWKEEFQQVPVEIFSRYLEERQHPITDVYVEIQSQKIQFYTVTLHIVADFTGLRYIMFNWPVLSAIVAISTNLFFILVVFLLSWYHWSDASWLHSLQIKYARLTNTLQSGAGSVILSSTSMSSLRDDDLLSLDEKSDIADVGGGDADDLMVEKSLDKHSHGRDAKDALRQRKTKRTDQ comes from the exons ATGAACTTCCTGCTGCGCTTCATCGTGTTCTGCTTCGATCCGCTGGGCCTGGGGCGACGCTTTTTGGTCCGTCCAGCTCTAAATGTGGGGTGGAATGTGTACGATCGGGTGCGCAGCAAAGCGGACGAGAAGGTCGGAACTGTGCGGGAGCTGGTGCTGCGCCTGGGACTGATCGCCTTTGCCGTCGTCCTGATCATCTGGCTGGCAGTGTTCATGTACGCGGCCTTCTACTATATCTACATGCCGGCCATTTCGCACACGCGTCCCGTTCACATGCAGTTCAA AACGTGCCTGGAGACAAGTACGCCTTGCACCTTTCCCCACGCCCACGTCTCGCTGACCAAGAAGCAACAGCTGCTGATGGTGGGCCAGGCGTACAAGGTTATCGTGAACATTGATATGCCAGAGTCGCCGCAGAATCTTGAGCTGGGCATGTTCATGGTGTGCGCTGAAATGCGCGACTATGACTCTATGCTGCGCGGCCACTCCTGCCGCTCGGCAATGATGCGCTATCGATCACCGCTCATCCGTATGATATCCACGTGGGCCCTCAGTCCCCTGTATGTGCTCGGCTGGAAGGAGGAGTTCCAGCAGGTGCCCGTCGAGATATTCTCACGCTATCTGGAGGAGCGACAGCACCCCATCACCGATGTCTACGTGGAGATACAGTCGCAGAAGATCCAGTTCTATACGGTCACCCTTCACATAGTGGCTGATTTTACCGGCCTGCGTTATATAATGTTTAATTGGCCCGTCCTTTCGGCCATAGTGG CCATTAGCACCAATCTATTCTTTATATTGGTCGTTTTTCTGCTCAGCTGGTACCACTGGTCCGACGCCAGCTGGCTGCACAGTCTACAAATCAAGTACGCACGGCTCACGAACACGCTGCAGTCCGGTGCAGGCAGTGTGATCCTCTCCAGCACGAGCATGAGTAGCCTGCGCGACGACGATCTTCTCTCGCTGGACGAGAAGTCTGACATAGCCGATGTTGGTGGTGGCGATGCCGATGATCTGATGGTGGAAAAGTCCCTGGACAAGCACAGCCATGGCCGGGACGCCAAGGATGCACTGCGTCAGCGCAAAACGAAACGGACCGACCAATGA